GTGGTTTCTAATCCAAACGCACTTCTCTTTATTCAAACCAGGGTCAAACTGGTCAATGGGAAACGCCCTGAAGCCACGTGCCTGGGGAGAATGGCTTCCTACTCGGTTCCGGTTCGGCGCTGCCGTGGGATCCACGTGGCTGGCTGTGCGCAACCCCCACAGTTCACCTCAGACACTACCAAGCAGGTCAGTCGACAAAAGCAAGGaattaaacaaaaaacagaaacacactCAGTAGATTTCTTCTTGAAGCTCCCAGAGTTTCTGGACCACCAAGTCCCAACCCCCAAAGCCAGGAGCGAGGAGACTAACAGCGCACCCCCTCCACCAGTGCCGACGGAAACcctgttttaaattaaaaaataagccagtatacattgtagaaaatttctcttaaaaatctcacaatttgtaaatgtatattttttctttaacataaaaGTTTACAATATACTGTAAAACAAAAGGCtcaggaaaataatttccaaaaaaaaggaagaaaaagaaacctgaagTTTTGAATTAAAgctgaagacatttttttttaaaccctgttGTTGAAccagtgacttttttttattgtgctgatgggttagagaaagaaatatttaaaaacctcaGTCCAGACGACACCCACAGCCGCTCCAAAAGCCTcgcgcccccccgccccccaaggTTGAGTCGCTACTTTGCCGCCACGTTTGTGATTGTCACGAGTTCCCAAGTTTGGAATCCTGGGTCAGCCGTGCAGGCGTCGCGGCGCCGCGGGCTAGCGTCGGTAGGGGTGGAACCCTTGCACGTTGTGGTTCTGCCCTCGTCCAAAGCCGCTGCCACCGGCGGGGGGGCCCCCGGACCCTGGCACGGAGGGGCCCCCGTAGGAGGGAGGCTGCTGGCTGGGGTCCGAGAAGCCCTGTCCAAAGCCACTCAAGTCCTGCCCGTAACCTGCTGGGGGAGAGAGTCCTGTGAGCTCGGGGCAGTCCCCGGGCAGCTGGCACTGCCATTGAGCGTGGCCACCTGGACACAGTTCCGCCGAGCCCGCCTTGAGTCCACAGGCCCcacagggtggggtggggcccTTCTGAGGCCAGCACCTGGGCCAGAGAGAGGAGCCCCGGGCGTGTTCTCTCCCTCAAAATCACGTGAGCAGGGCGCACACAGAGAAAAGTGGCTTCCAGAGCCCTCACGGCCCACATAACCTCGCTGCTTCCCTGTTCAATCCCGAAGACGTGGTTGGGCGAGGGGGGGGCGAGGGGAGGCTGGAGAAGCCTCGGGGGTTGGAGACACGCATGCCCCGAGGTACCACGGCGGACAGGGCTTCTACAAAGCTGGCTCTTGGAGTTTCAGAAAACCCCTGATGGGCCCTTGCAGTGATACAGGGCCTGCCCCTCCATCGCAGACCAGACCCCACGTTGTCCTTCCTGTCAGGGCACATCCATTGGTGGCACGTGTCAGGGAAGGGTCTCTGGGCCCAACCTGACTGCCCCAGTGACACCACTGGCTGAGGGGCCAGCACACCCTGCAGCCCGTCCGGCCCACACAGCCAACCTCAGGAGCATGGACAGCGGTGTCTTCACAAGGACAGAGCTGCTCGGGCTGCTCCCCACCCCACTGCACACCTGGCAAGAAGCCCCTCCCATGACCTCTGGGTTCCCAGTCGGGTGCACATGGGCACGGGTGGGCGTGGGCTCTCTCTGGGGGATCCTGGGCCCGCTGAAGGCTTGTGGCCAACATCTTGGCACTGGCAAGGGCCCCATCCCAGAGGGCACCGCCAGCGTCCACCCCCGCCCGGGACGGCAGAGGAAGCCACGTCCACCTCCCGGTGCAGGCGGGTGGGAGGACCCTGGAGAAGGAGGCGGCACCTACCTAGGCCACATCACTGCTCAGCCTGACCATAAGACTGTAAACAAAGTGTGGGCCGCAGCCCGGCGGGGCTGGAGAATAGGAACCCAGGCCTGGCAAGAGACGAGACCGGGGTGACCAACCCAAGCAGCCGCCACCAAGAGCAGCGGCTGACACACACGCCACGCCCCAACTGGGCGCCTCACGCCCCCCTGCCAGTCTCAGACACGCCAGGGTTTGGTGGTGGGTCAAGAACCCACACATGCGGCAACCTCGGCCCAAGGCCTGGGCGTGGGGGCAGGGGAACCAGAGCCATGCGAGGTGGGTGGGCGGGCACCTCGGCCAAACAACTCCCACGCCCCGGCCTCCACCAGGCCTAAAGGAAGCGTGTTCACAGGCACCCCAGAAGCCCGCGGCCACCTGGAGACGGGTGCCCCATGTTCTCAAACCCGGCTTGGGAATGACCCCTGGTGCTGGAGGGGCCGACTGTAGTTGGAACCCTGCCCACTGAGGCCACCGCACTGATCCTGAGCAAGGCTGCTGTGACTCCTGGCTCGGTGCAGGGCGAGAACTACAAACATGCAGACCTTGACCCGTGCTGACCCTGCCCCCCACAAGCTCCTGCCCCAGAAGCACATGCGCTGCCTACAGATCACGTCCAGGCAGATCCAAGCCACGACAGCCATCCAGCCCAGGGCGAAGCCCACATCCAGGCCACGCCTGCTACAGACCCGGCTTCTGCCCCAAGCAGGGTCTGGACCCACAGAATGCTGATGACGTCAGCAACTGGAACCCACCAAGGGGCCAGTGCCCGCGGGACCCACACCAAGGGCCTCAACCTTGAGACAGTGATCACAGCCTCGTGGGACCCACTTCCCTTGACCCAGTCACCACTCAGGTTCCCACACATGCAGGCCCTGCGACGAATGCTCTGCTGCGACCAAGACTCCCGCGCTCCCTTCTGCTGGGGCCGGAGTTGCCACAAGGTCTCTCCAACAACCCCTgcacctccctctcctccctctccccttcccagcaGGTAAAGGCTGGGGGGCGTCCAGCAGGGGAAGGAAGCAGGAGAAGGCAGGCCGTGCCCAGGGTCCTGGGGCCAGCGGGGATGCGGCATGGCAGGAGACCACTTACCATACTGACCATAGGGGAAGTCTGGCTGAGCTGTCGGGGGCTTGCTCATGTCCGGGGCAGCCTGAGATGGAGGCGGTGGGAAAGCCAGAGGTGCTGCCCCGGGGGTGGCCGGTGGAGGAGGAACCCCCGGAGGGGCAAACTGATCTGGCGGTGGAGGTGGAGGCCCGTAGCCAAAACCTGCAGAGGCACAAGACAGCAAGGCCCGAGACGTGTTGTGCAGCTGGGGCAGACCAGCAGGAGCTGCCCGGACGGGACTGCCACCCGAACCCACAGAATGCCCAGGCCTTGTGGACATCCACAGAATGGACCACAGAGCCACGGTCCTGGGCCGCTCCCCCCAGAAAACACATGCTCCTGGGAGCGTGGCGGGACGCTGAGCTGCAGCACGGCTGCCTCATTCGTCGCGGAGCAGCCACCAGGTGTGCCTCGGACAAGAACTCAAGGAGCAAGTAACCCCACAGCAAAATCGCTCCTTCAGacaaaaacctgcccccatgcccagcccccatGTTTAGGAAGCTGCCAGCACAGGCAAGGGCGCATCCTGACGTGCTTGGAAGGGACTGCCGGGCCGGAGGTGCTGCCGCCCTGCTCTCTGTTGCTGGACATCAGGTGGGCCGAGGTTCTACCCAGCTCGCCTCCTACCAGTCATCTGGCCCACGGGCCTCCAAGTGCAGAGCCTGATTCAGGCCAGAGGGCGGAACTGCCTGCTCCTGTGCCATGGCCATGTGGAGCCTCCAAGCCCCCCAGACAGGACTAGCTCACACTGTGATATGCCCCAACTGTAAAACACCCCCAGGGCCCAGGGGCTGCAGGTGAAATCAGATCACGATACCATTCCTGCTGGTTGCATGCTGTGAGGCGCAATCCCTGGCTAGGCAGGTAAGGGACGCAAGACTCCTAGAAAGGACACCCTACGTATGGCCCGTGTCCCTTCTTCTCTACTGGAGGGTGCCAAGGCCCCACCCTGGGGGCCCGTCTAAAATTCTGGGtgtgctgaggtcaggagttcgagaccaacctgaccaacatagtgaaacctgttctctactaaaaatacacaataagccgggcgtggtggcgggcacctgtaatcccagctactcaggaccgaggcaggatgattgcttgaacccaggaggcggaggttgtagtgagccaagactgggccactgcactcaagtctgggcaacaagagtgaaactccatctcaaaacaaaaaacaaaacaaaaaaataaaataaaataaaaccctggGTGTGTCGGCTGATCTTACACTCAGCTCTGTAATTACAACTGACGGGTACAGGAAAATTAGTAAAAACCGAGAGCtcgtgaggccgggcgcggtggctcacgcctgtaatcccagcactttgggaggctgagatgggcggatcacgaggtcaggagatcgagaccatcctggctaacacagtgaaaccccgtctctactaaatatacaaaaaaattagcccgacgcggtggcggcgcctgtagtcccagctgctcgggaggctgaggcaggagaatggcgtaaacctgggaggcggagcttgcagtgagccgagatggcgccaccacactccagcctgggtgacagagcaagactcttgtctcaaaaaaaaaaaagaaaaaaaaattagagcttGTGCACCCTCAAACAAATGCCAGACAATCCTGAAGTACCAGGCTAAGAGACGAAGTCCAGGCAGGCTCCGTCTCCTCAGGAGCTTGTGAGAACTGGCCGGACACAGACATTCCTGCAGTGAGTTCTCCAACCCACAGGAACCTGGGTCGCCCTTTAGCATAACCAGCGAGGCCACGCGCAACAGAGCCCATCTGCAGGTGAAGGGCCTGGTGGCAGCTGACCTGCTGACCAGCCGGCACCCCACCTATGGCCTTCCCTGTGGCTGAGGCCGGACGTGTAACATAAGACTCCCCATCACCCCCACCCACCACGTGGTGTCTCCGGAGCAGGCGGGAGGCCCTCCCACAGGCCCCCTAGACTTACTGAACTGTGGCGGGGCACCATAGCCCTGAGGGAAGCCCTGGGGAGGGGGAAAGCCTCCAGGAGGGGTGGATACGATGTAGGAGGTGAacggtgggggtggtgggggggctCCTCTTCCTGCAGGGGGCGGTCCATAGCCACCTGAAACACACAGTACAGGGGTGATGGGCAGAGAGCGCTGGACGACACAGCCTGGCCACAACCAGATCAAGGCCCCAGCAGGACCCTCACCCTCTTCCTCTCTAGCACTCAGGACACAGGAACCAGGCTTTGCTGGCTGCCCCAGGATGTCTGGTCAGTCAGCCTGCCATGTGGCTTCTGTCCCCGCCTTTGCTCTATAAACAAGGACTTACCAATCGCCTGTCCTGCCGGCACCCACATTCCTAGATAAGAGAACAGAAGAGGAGGTTGGCGCCATGTCCACCCAGGTGCCCGATGCAGAGAAGGAGCCGCAGAGCATGGACGTCAGGGGCTGGGACCGAGCCTGGAGCCTCCTGTGCTCAGAGCTCGTTTGTCCTGAGGGCAAAGGCCCTGAATGCTGAGCAGAGAGGCGCTCCCCACCCCTGTAGAACAGCCTTGAAGCCACTTTCCTCTGCGCCCTGACAGGCGGCAGGCACTGTGTCTGCTGACTGGGGAACGGGTGACCTCCCAGCCCCACCTGAGGAACCCAGAGAAACCTGACTTCTAACCCTCGAGAGGGCAGGGACCGTCCCACAGCACCTCTGAGTTTCCAACAAGGGAGGCTCCAGAGAGAAAGATTTTAGACGAGGTGCAGGGAAGCCAGTCTCGGGACCCGGATGAGGCACATCTGGAACCCTGACCTGCAACTTGGGTCAGGCTGCCGCCAAGCCCAGGGGTTCTGTGGCTGCTGGAAGCTCCGAGGGGGGCAGGTCGGCCACACATGGGTCTGGCCACTGAGGGCCCATGGCACTGCAGAGGGAACGGCAGGTGGCAAAGATCCAAAGCCTGCCGGGTCCTCATGGCCCCCTGGGGGCAGCACCCTGATTCTGAGCTCAGCTTGGCAATGCCAGCCCTTTCAGGGTTTCATTGCTCAGACCCGCTGTGGCACATGATTGCGAGGTGCAGACGCTCACTGCAGCTCTTCCCCGTGACAGCGAGTCCCAGGCCCCGGACGGGCACCGAAGCCGTGGCCACCCCGCTACTAAGGAGGCTGCGGGTGCTGCCCAGGAGCTGGCTCTCAGTTGGCACCTCGTGGGGGCTCAAGGACACTGTGCTGTGCCAGCTCTGCCAACATCGGCTCTGTGCATGCACAGCAGAGGTGTGGAGGCCATGGTGATTGCAGAGCCCAGGATGCCCAGGTCGAGTCTGAGAAGGGGAATTTTCCCACAGGCACTTGTGCCTCGGCCTTACCTTGCGGGCCGTATCCTTGCTGCCACGTGGGCGGGGGCTGGCCTGCCCAGCCATTGGCAGCGTTGGGCACGACCCTGCTCCCCCACTGGCTGGCACCTGGCTGTCCCGGCGCTTGGCTCTTGCTGTCGCGAGGCTCAGCTCGTTTAACTTCCACCTAAACAAACCGAGCTCTGGTTTAGGGCGAGGCTGCCAGTCCCAGCACCCCCTTCCCTTTAGACACACCCTTGGGTAACTTACAACTACACTTAGCATCTTACAACTTAAGACTAAATACTTAACTATAAACCTTATTTAGGCcagtagcatttttttcttaaaaattttttttgtgttgaatttttttgtttaaaaaatgtttctcaggTACAACAGATACAACTGTAAGACACACAGAGCCCGCCCGCTGCAGGGCAGCAGGACCAAGCCCAGAGCCCTCGGGGTTTCCTGCATGATGAAGGGTCTTTCACTCAAGTAAAATGGCAGTGTCCTCCTTCCTCTTGAAAACACGGGTACAAAAAGGGACCAGGATCTTCCCAGCAATCGGCATCCTCATTGCCCTTTGGACCGCTCAGAGCCCGCCCACCTGTGCTTTTAACTCATACCTGAGAAACACGCTTGGTGTTTTActtagattttttaatttaaaatgtctaatGGAAGATAAAGACTTACCTTCCCCAGGCTAACGCTTAAAGAATCTCAATTAACTCAAAAATAATGTCAGAGGGAATGGATGTGATAAGAGAATCTTACATTACATCtaacaaaaaaaagtaacaaacatGCAATAAAATGGACATTTGGATCAGTAAGCAATCTTCATACTGTGTTCACTCAGCAGCCCGGGGCCCTTGCTCTCTAGAAGTGTCAGGAGCCACAGCCTTCTCAGGAGGAGGGTGCAGGGCCAGGGACAATGGATGGAGCAGGCCTGACCTACTTATtctaggcgcagtggctgaccTTCCTTTAATGCCTGCTTGAAAATATGGGCGGATTGACAACACAAAACTCCCCCAATTCCGGGGCTGCCTCAGCATTTGAGAATCCtgaatttgtcttatttttatgataaactgtaatgagaataaagagacaatGGATCCGCCTGCAGCCGGCCTTGGGGTCTCAGTCTGGAGAGCTGCACATCCGGTGTTCAGAATCCCTCAGTTCTGCCTGTTAGAGAACAGACAGCAGCAGCCGTGAGGCACAAAGCCCCCACCTGCCCAATGCCCCAAGGACCCGCCTATGATGGGAACAGGATCCCGTTAGCTCACGGCAATGCGACAGCAGGACCAAGAGACCCGTTTCAAAGAACTCCAATTAACGAGTCTCACACACTCTCCTTAGGGGACTGTGGTTCCTGCTTACAAAGCAGAGCAGTccttgtacttaaaaaaaaaaaaaaaaaattcttttaccCCTTCCTATCTGAATGCACCAATGCAGAGTCGCCTGGCATGGAGGGTTAATTACCGCCCGGGACCAAACACTGTACAAACAGAAAATCCCCATGAGGGGCCAGTGTCGCTCCAGCCAACCAGTGAAGGTCGGCGCCGGGCAAGCTGGACTCCAACGACTGCCTTGCTTGGAAGGCGAGACCCACACTGAGGTCGCCCAGCTTGGGAGCTCGCGCAGACCAGTCACGGCTGGGGGCACCTGCGGGCTGCCCAGGGACAGCAGGTGTGTGCGCTGTACAGAG
The sequence above is drawn from the Macaca thibetana thibetana isolate TM-01 chromosome 19, ASM2454274v1, whole genome shotgun sequence genome and encodes:
- the DAZAP1 gene encoding DAZ-associated protein 1 isoform X5 — translated: MNNSGADEIGKLFVGGLDWSTTQETLRSYFSQYGEVVDCVIMKDKTTNQSRGFGFVKFKDPNCVGTVLASRPHTLDGRNIDPKPCTPRGMQPERTRPKEGWQKGPRSDNSKSNKIFVGGIPHNCGETELREYFKKFGVVTEVVMIYDAEKQRPRGFGFITFEDEQSVDQAVNMHFHDIMGKKVEVKRAEPRDSKSQAPGQPGASQWGSRVVPNAANGWAGQPPPTWQQGYGPQGMWVPAGQAIGGYGPPPAGRGAPPPPPPFTSYIVSTPPGGFPPPQGFPQGYGAPPQFSFGYGPPPPPPDQFAPPGVPPPPATPGAAPLAFPPPPSQAAPDMSKPPTAQPDFPYAGYGQDLSGFGQGFSDPSQQPPSYGGPSVPGSGGPPAGGSGFGRGQNHNVQGFHPYRR
- the DAZAP1 gene encoding DAZ-associated protein 1 isoform X3 — its product is MNNSGADEIGKLFVGGLDWSTTQETLRSYFSQYGEVVDCVIMKDKTTNQSRGFGFVKFKDPNCVGTVLASRPHTLDGRNIDPKPCTPRGMQPERTRPKEGWKGPRSDNSKSNKIFVGGIPHNCGETELREYFKKFGVVTEVVMIYDAEKQRPRGFGFITFEDEQSVDQAVNMHFHDIMGKKVEVKRAEPRDSKSQAPGQPGASQWGSRVVPNAANGWAGQPPPTWQQGYGPQGMWVPAGQAIGGYGPPPAGRGAPPPPPPFTSYIVSTPPGGFPPPQGFPQGYGAPPQFSFGYGPPPPPPDQFAPPGVPPPPATPGAAPLAFPPPPSQAAPDMSKPPTAQPDFPYGQYAGYGQDLSGFGQGFSDPSQQPPSYGGPSVPGSGGPPAGGSGFGRGQNHNVQGFHPYRR
- the DAZAP1 gene encoding DAZ-associated protein 1 isoform X1; amino-acid sequence: MNNSGADEIGKLFVGGLDWSTTQETLRSYFSQYGEVVDCVIMKDKTTNQSRGFGFVKFKDPNCVGTVLASRPHTLDGRNIDPKPCTPRGMQPERTRPKEGWQKGPRSDNSKSNKIFVGGIPHNCGETELREYFKKFGVVTEVVMIYDAEKQRPRGFGFITFEDEQSVDQAVNMHFHDIMGKKVEVKRAEPRDSKSQAPGQPGASQWGSRVVPNAANGWAGQPPPTWQQGYGPQGMWVPAGQAIGGYGPPPAGRGAPPPPPPFTSYIVSTPPGGFPPPQGFPQGYGAPPQFSFGYGPPPPPPDQFAPPGVPPPPATPGAAPLAFPPPPSQAAPDMSKPPTAQPDFPYGQYAGYGQDLSGFGQGFSDPSQQPPSYGGPSVPGSGGPPAGGSGFGRGQNHNVQGFHPYRR
- the DAZAP1 gene encoding DAZ-associated protein 1 isoform X9, with protein sequence MKDKTTNQSRGFGFVKFKDPNCVGTVLASRPHTLDGRNIDPKPCTPRGMQPERTRPKEGWQKGPRSDNSKSNKIFVGGIPHNCGETELREYFKKFGVVTEVVMIYDAEKQRPRGFGFITFEDEQSVDQAVNMHFHDIMGKKVEVKRAEPRDSKSQAPGQPGASQWGSRVVPNAANGWAGQPPPTWQQGYGPQGMWVPAGQAIGGYGPPPAGRGAPPPPPPFTSYIVSTPPGGFPPPQGFPQGYGAPPQFSFGYGPPPPPPDQFAPPGVPPPPATPGAAPLAFPPPPSQAAPDMSKPPTAQPDFPYGQYAGYGQDLSGFGQGFSDPSQQPPSYGGPSVPGSGGPPAGGSGFGRGQNHNVQGFHPYRR
- the DAZAP1 gene encoding DAZ-associated protein 1 isoform X10, giving the protein MMPRSRGPEVEVKRAEPRDSKSQAPGQPGASQWGSRVVPNAANGWAGQPPPTWQQGYGPQGMWVPAGQAIGGYGPPPAGRGAPPPPPPFTSYIVSTPPGGFPPPQGFPQGYGAPPQFSFGYGPPPPPPDQFAPPGVPPPPATPGAAPLAFPPPPSQAAPDMSKPPTAQPDFPYGQYAGYGQDLSGFGQGFSDPSQQPPSYGGPSVPGSGGPPAGGSGFGRGQNHNVQGFHPYRR
- the DAZAP1 gene encoding DAZ-associated protein 1 isoform X6, giving the protein MNNSGADEIGKLFVGGLDWSTTQETLRSYFSQYGEVVDCVIMKDKTTNQSRGFGFVKFKDPNCVGTVLASRPHTLDGRNIDPKPCTPRGMQPERTRPKEGWQKGPRSDNSKSNKIFVGGIPHNCGETELREYFKKFGVVTEVVMIYDAEKQRPRGFGFITFEDEQSVDQAVNMHFHDIMGKKVEVKRAEPRDSKSQAPGQPGASQWGSRVVPNAANGWAGQPPPTWQQGYGPQGMWVPAGQAIGGYGPPPAGRGAPPPPPPFTSYIVSTPPGGFPPPQGFPQGYGAPPQFSFGYGPPPPPPDQFAPPGVPPPPATPGAAPLAFPPPPSQAAPDMSKPPTAQPDFPYGYGQDLSGFGQGFSDPSQQPPSYGGPSVPGSGGPPAGGSGFGRGQNHNVQGFHPYRR
- the DAZAP1 gene encoding DAZ-associated protein 1 isoform X4, with protein sequence MNNSGADEIGKLFVGGLDWSTTQETLRSYFSQYGEVVDCVIMKDKTTNQSRGFGFVKFKDPNCVGTVLASRPHTLDGRNIDPKPCTPRGMQPERTRPKEGWKGPRSDNSKSNKIFVGGIPHNCGETELREYFKKFGVVTEVVMIYDAEKQRPRGFGFITFEDEQSVDQAVNMHFHDIMGKKVEVKRAEPRDSKSQAPGQPGASQWGSRVVPNAANGWAGQPPPTWQQGYGPQGMWVPAGQAIGGYGPPPAGRGAPPPPPPFTSYIVSTPPGGFPPPQGFPQGYGAPPQFSFGYGPPPPPPDQFAPPGVPPPPATPGAAPLAFPPPPSQAAPDMSKPPTAQPDFPYGQYGYGQDLSGFGQGFSDPSQQPPSYGGPSVPGSGGPPAGGSGFGRGQNHNVQGFHPYRR
- the DAZAP1 gene encoding DAZ-associated protein 1 isoform X2, whose amino-acid sequence is MNNSGADEIGKLFVGGLDWSTTQETLRSYFSQYGEVVDCVIMKDKTTNQSRGFGFVKFKDPNCVGTVLASRPHTLDGRNIDPKPCTPRGMQPERTRPKEGWQKGPRSDNSKSNKIFVGGIPHNCGETELREYFKKFGVVTEVVMIYDAEKQRPRGFGFITFEDEQSVDQAVNMHFHDIMGKKVEVKRAEPRDSKSQAPGQPGASQWGSRVVPNAANGWAGQPPPTWQQGYGPQGMWVPAGQAIGGYGPPPAGRGAPPPPPPFTSYIVSTPPGGFPPPQGFPQGYGAPPQFSFGYGPPPPPPDQFAPPGVPPPPATPGAAPLAFPPPPSQAAPDMSKPPTAQPDFPYGQYGYGQDLSGFGQGFSDPSQQPPSYGGPSVPGSGGPPAGGSGFGRGQNHNVQGFHPYRR
- the DAZAP1 gene encoding DAZ-associated protein 1 isoform X8; the encoded protein is MNNSGADEIGKLFVGGLDWSTTQETLRSYFSQYGEVVDCVIMKDKTTNQSRGFGFVKFKDPNCVGTVLASRPHTLDGRNIDPKPCTPRGMQPERTRPKEGWQKGPRSDNSKSNKIFVGGIPHNCGETELREYFKKFGVVTEVVMIYDAEKQRPRGFGFITFEDEQSVDQAVNMHFHDIMGKKVEVKRAEPRDSKSQAPGQPGASQWGSRVVPNAANGWAGQPPPTWQQGYGPQGMWVPAGQAIGGYGPPPAGRGAPPPPPPFTSYIVSTPPGGFPPPQGFPQGYGAPPQFSFGYGPPPPPPDQFAPPGVPPPPATPGAAPLAFPPPPSQAAPDMSKPPTAQPDFPYGLGSYSPAPPGCGPHFVYSLMVRLSSDVA
- the DAZAP1 gene encoding DAZ-associated protein 1 isoform X7 — protein: MNNSGADEIGKLFVGGLDWSTTQETLRSYFSQYGEVVDCVIMKDKTTNQSRGFGFVKFKDPNCVGTVLASRPHTLDGRNIDPKPCTPRGMQPERTRPKEGWQKGPRSDNSKSNKIFVGGIPHNCGETELREYFKKFGVVTEVVMIYDAEKQRPRGFGFITFEDEQSVDQAVNMHFHDIMGKKVEVKRAEPRDSKSQAPGQPGASQWGSRVVPNAANGWAGQPPPTWQQGYGPQGMWVPAGQAIGGYGPPPAGRGAPPPPPPFTSYIVSTPPGGFPPPQGFPQGYGAPPQFSFGYGPPPPPPDQFAPPGVPPPPATPGAAPLAFPPPPSQAAPDMSKPPTAQPDFPYGQYGLGSYSPAPPGCGPHFVYSLMVRLSSDVA